In Nonomuraea muscovyensis, one genomic interval encodes:
- a CDS encoding A/G-specific adenine glycosylase has product MVEPNLLHVPVLEWYDANARDLPWRAVDATPWGVLVSEIMLQQTPVVRVLPVWHEWMERWPTPKALAAEPPGEAVRHWGRLGYPRRALRLHACARAITEEHAGEVPSDHATLLALPGVGEYTAAAVASFAYGGRHAVLDTNVRRVFARAVGAEEYPPQATSAAERRLAEALLPELGAARWGVAVMELGALVCTARSPRCADCPIAHVCAWRLAGKPPHAGPARKGQTYAGTDRQCRGRLLAVLRAAHGPVPKEALDVVWDDAVQRERALDGLVADGLAEHLPDGTFRLPHG; this is encoded by the coding sequence GTGGTTGAGCCGAACCTCCTACACGTCCCCGTTCTGGAGTGGTACGACGCCAACGCCCGGGATCTCCCGTGGCGTGCCGTCGACGCGACGCCGTGGGGGGTGCTGGTGAGCGAGATCATGCTCCAGCAGACCCCGGTCGTGCGGGTGCTGCCGGTGTGGCACGAGTGGATGGAACGCTGGCCCACGCCCAAGGCGCTGGCCGCCGAGCCGCCGGGCGAGGCCGTGCGCCACTGGGGCCGGCTCGGCTACCCCCGCCGGGCGCTGCGGCTGCACGCCTGCGCCCGGGCCATCACCGAGGAGCACGCCGGCGAGGTGCCGTCCGACCACGCGACGCTGCTGGCGCTGCCCGGCGTCGGCGAGTACACCGCCGCCGCGGTGGCCAGCTTCGCGTACGGCGGGCGGCACGCGGTGCTCGACACGAACGTGCGCAGGGTCTTCGCCCGCGCCGTTGGGGCCGAGGAGTACCCTCCGCAGGCCACGTCGGCGGCCGAGCGGCGGCTGGCGGAGGCACTGCTGCCCGAGTTGGGGGCGGCCCGCTGGGGGGTGGCGGTCATGGAGCTGGGCGCCCTGGTGTGCACGGCCCGCTCCCCCCGCTGCGCCGACTGCCCAATCGCGCACGTGTGCGCGTGGCGGCTGGCCGGCAAGCCGCCGCACGCGGGCCCGGCGCGCAAGGGCCAGACCTACGCGGGCACCGACCGGCAGTGTCGTGGCAGGCTGCTCGCCGTGCTGCGCGCGGCGCACGGCCCGGTGCCGAAGGAGGCGCTGGACGTGGTGTGGGACGACGCCGTGCAACGCGAGCGCGCCCTCGACGGCCTGGTCGCCGACGGGCTGGCGGAACACCTTCCCGACGGGACCTTCCGGCTCCCCCACGGTTAA
- a CDS encoding HAMP domain-containing protein, which produces MEPELRQLLAGLTAVRDGDFGTRLPDDAGGLLGEIAQVFNGMVDQLSLFTSEVTRVAREVGTEGRLGGQAEVPGVSGTWKDLTESVNAMAGNLTSQVRSIAEVTTAVAEGDLSQKITVDARGEILELKNTVNTMVDQLSSFADEVTRVAREVGTEGQLGGQADVKGVAGTWRDLTDSVNYMAGNLTAQVRNISQVATAVARGDLSQKITVSARGEILELKNTLNTMVDQLSSFADEVTRVAREVGTDGRLGGQADVKGVSGTWKALTESVNVMADNLTAQVRSIAEVTTAVAKGDLSQKIRVDARGEILELKETINTMVDQLSAFADEVTRVAREVGTEGQLGGQATVRGVSGTWKDLTDNVNFMASNLTGQVRSIAQVATAVAKGDLSQKINVEAKGEVAALAQTINTMVDTLSAFADEVTRVAREVGTEGQLGGQARVPNVAGTWKDLTDNVNSMADNLTNQVRSIAQVTTAVARGDLTRKIDVDARGEILELKTTINTMVDQLSSFAAEVTRVAREVGSEGRLGGQAEVEGVSGTWKRLTENVNELAGNLTRQVRAIAEVTSAVTSGDLTRSITVDAEGELADLKDNINSMVGSLRETTRANQEQDWLKSNLARISSLMQGHRDLSAVAELVMNELAPLVSAQYGAFFLAEEAPGGVELELISAYGYSDDAERVTRFRLGQSLVGQAARARRTIAMNDVPADYVRISSALGHTTPTSVIVLPIVVEEQVLGVIELGSVYAFTAVHRAFLDQLMETIGVNVNTIIANARTDELLVESQRLTAELQARSEELQNQQEELQRSNAELEEKAALLASQNRDIETKNLEIEQARQELETRAQQLALASKYKSEFLANMSHELRTPLNSLLILAQLLAQNHTRNLTPKQVEYAGIIHSAGSDLLQLINDILDLSKVEAGKMDIAPERVPLRQLLDDIEATFRPMTTQKSLDFVVSTAAGVPVDVLTDDSRLRQVLRNLLSNAVKFTETGSVELHIAPASPNEVPSPVRTHGAAIAFAIKDTGIGIAEPQLEAIFGAFQQADGTTSRKYGGTGLGLSISREIAHLLGGAITAQSAPGKGSVFTLYLPVARPDFEELSPGVAASERPAGSDETVTALPPAPPQQQRRLLVIEERDRGLLSLVAESSVADLANNRDLGDMRGPIEVVTAVGVQEAAAALAAQAYHCIVLELDMADGAALRFLEDMDGDSALHGVPVLAYNNWRLDPRQEADLQARTGTQPLELLSSLDELRERIALHLSAEAPGDVLPLVRPEEVPRAVTQKVDDSLAGRTVLVVDDDARNLYALTGILEIHGLQVLHAENGRKGIEVLTSNPEVDIVLMDVMMPEMDGYAATAAIRQMPQYTELPIIAVTAKAMPGDQEKSLASGASDYVTKPVDAGDLMARIQRWLAT; this is translated from the coding sequence ATGGAGCCCGAGCTGCGCCAGCTTCTGGCCGGGCTGACCGCGGTCCGGGACGGCGACTTCGGCACCCGGTTGCCCGACGACGCGGGCGGCCTGCTCGGCGAGATCGCCCAGGTGTTCAACGGCATGGTGGACCAGCTCTCCCTGTTCACCTCCGAGGTGACCAGGGTGGCCCGCGAGGTGGGCACCGAGGGCCGGCTCGGCGGCCAGGCCGAGGTGCCCGGCGTCTCCGGCACCTGGAAGGACCTCACCGAGTCGGTCAACGCCATGGCCGGCAACCTCACCAGCCAGGTGCGCAGCATCGCCGAGGTCACCACGGCCGTCGCCGAGGGCGACCTGTCGCAGAAGATCACCGTGGACGCCCGCGGCGAGATCCTGGAGCTGAAGAACACCGTCAACACCATGGTCGACCAGCTCTCCTCGTTCGCCGACGAGGTCACCCGCGTCGCCCGCGAGGTCGGCACCGAGGGCCAGCTCGGCGGCCAGGCCGACGTCAAGGGCGTGGCCGGCACCTGGCGCGACCTCACCGACTCGGTGAACTACATGGCCGGCAACCTCACCGCCCAGGTGCGCAACATCTCACAGGTGGCGACGGCGGTGGCCCGCGGCGACCTGTCCCAGAAGATCACCGTCTCGGCCCGGGGCGAGATCCTGGAGCTGAAGAACACCCTCAACACCATGGTCGACCAGCTCTCCTCGTTCGCCGACGAGGTCACCCGCGTCGCCCGCGAGGTCGGCACCGACGGGCGGCTCGGCGGCCAGGCCGACGTCAAGGGCGTCTCCGGCACCTGGAAGGCGCTGACGGAGTCGGTGAACGTCATGGCCGACAACCTGACCGCCCAGGTGCGCAGCATCGCCGAGGTCACCACGGCCGTCGCCAAGGGCGACCTGTCGCAGAAGATCCGGGTGGACGCCCGCGGCGAGATCCTGGAGCTGAAGGAGACCATCAACACGATGGTCGACCAGCTCTCGGCGTTCGCCGACGAGGTCACCCGCGTCGCCCGCGAGGTCGGCACCGAGGGCCAGCTCGGCGGCCAGGCCACCGTCCGCGGCGTCTCGGGCACCTGGAAGGACCTGACGGACAACGTCAACTTCATGGCCTCCAACCTCACCGGCCAGGTGCGCTCCATCGCGCAGGTGGCGACGGCGGTGGCCAAGGGCGACCTCTCGCAGAAGATCAACGTCGAGGCCAAGGGCGAGGTCGCCGCGCTGGCCCAGACGATCAACACGATGGTCGACACGCTGTCGGCGTTCGCCGACGAGGTCACCCGCGTCGCCCGCGAGGTCGGCACCGAGGGCCAGCTCGGCGGCCAGGCCCGGGTGCCGAACGTGGCCGGCACGTGGAAGGACCTCACCGACAACGTCAACTCGATGGCCGACAACCTGACCAACCAGGTGCGCTCCATCGCCCAGGTCACCACGGCCGTCGCCAGGGGCGACCTGACCCGGAAGATCGACGTGGACGCCCGCGGCGAGATCCTGGAGCTCAAGACCACGATCAACACCATGGTCGACCAGCTCTCCTCGTTCGCCGCCGAGGTCACCCGCGTGGCCCGCGAGGTGGGCAGCGAGGGCCGGCTCGGCGGCCAGGCCGAGGTCGAAGGCGTCTCCGGCACCTGGAAGCGGCTCACCGAGAACGTCAACGAGCTGGCCGGCAACCTCACCCGGCAGGTGCGCGCGATCGCCGAGGTGACCAGCGCCGTCACCTCGGGCGACCTCACCCGGTCGATCACGGTCGACGCCGAGGGCGAGCTGGCCGACCTGAAGGACAACATCAACTCGATGGTGGGCTCGCTGCGTGAGACCACGCGGGCCAACCAGGAGCAGGACTGGCTCAAGTCCAACCTGGCCCGCATCTCCAGCCTCATGCAGGGCCACCGCGACCTCTCTGCGGTGGCCGAGCTGGTCATGAACGAGCTGGCGCCGCTGGTCTCGGCCCAGTACGGGGCGTTCTTCCTGGCGGAGGAGGCGCCCGGCGGCGTCGAACTGGAGCTCATCAGCGCCTACGGCTACAGCGACGACGCCGAGCGGGTCACCCGCTTCCGGCTCGGCCAGTCGCTCGTCGGCCAGGCCGCCCGGGCCCGCCGGACGATCGCGATGAACGACGTGCCGGCCGACTACGTCAGGATCTCCTCGGCCCTCGGCCACACCACACCCACCTCCGTGATCGTGCTGCCGATCGTGGTCGAGGAGCAGGTGCTCGGCGTCATCGAGCTGGGCTCGGTCTACGCGTTCACCGCGGTGCACCGGGCGTTCCTCGACCAGTTGATGGAGACCATCGGCGTCAACGTCAACACGATCATCGCCAACGCCCGTACCGACGAGCTGCTCGTGGAGTCGCAGCGGCTCACCGCCGAGCTGCAGGCCCGCTCGGAGGAGCTGCAGAACCAGCAGGAGGAGCTGCAGCGCTCCAACGCCGAGCTGGAGGAGAAGGCGGCGCTGCTGGCCAGCCAGAACCGTGACATCGAGACCAAGAACCTCGAGATCGAGCAGGCCCGCCAGGAGCTGGAGACCCGCGCCCAGCAGCTCGCGCTGGCCTCGAAGTACAAGAGCGAGTTCCTGGCCAACATGAGCCACGAGCTGCGCACCCCGCTCAACAGCCTGCTCATCCTCGCCCAGTTGCTGGCGCAGAACCACACGCGCAACCTCACCCCCAAGCAGGTCGAGTACGCCGGCATCATCCACTCGGCGGGCTCCGACCTGCTGCAGCTCATCAACGACATCCTCGACCTGTCCAAGGTCGAGGCGGGCAAGATGGACATCGCGCCCGAGCGGGTGCCGCTGCGGCAGCTCCTCGACGACATCGAGGCCACCTTCCGCCCGATGACGACGCAGAAGAGCCTCGACTTCGTCGTCTCGACGGCGGCCGGTGTGCCGGTGGACGTGCTGACCGACGACTCCAGGCTCCGCCAGGTCCTGCGCAACCTGCTGTCCAACGCCGTGAAGTTCACCGAGACGGGCAGCGTCGAGCTGCACATCGCCCCGGCCTCCCCGAACGAGGTGCCGTCGCCGGTGCGCACCCACGGCGCCGCCATCGCCTTCGCGATCAAGGACACCGGGATCGGCATCGCCGAGCCGCAGCTCGAGGCCATCTTCGGCGCGTTCCAGCAGGCCGACGGCACCACCAGCCGCAAGTACGGCGGCACCGGGCTCGGACTGTCGATCAGCCGTGAGATCGCCCACCTGCTGGGCGGCGCGATCACCGCGCAGAGCGCGCCGGGCAAGGGCAGCGTGTTCACCCTCTACCTGCCGGTCGCACGGCCCGACTTCGAGGAGCTGTCGCCCGGCGTGGCCGCGTCCGAGCGGCCCGCCGGCAGCGATGAGACGGTGACCGCGCTGCCGCCCGCCCCGCCGCAGCAGCAGCGGCGGCTCCTGGTGATCGAGGAACGCGACCGGGGCCTGCTGTCCCTGGTGGCCGAGAGCTCGGTCGCCGACCTGGCCAACAACCGCGACCTGGGCGACATGCGCGGTCCGATCGAGGTCGTCACCGCCGTCGGGGTGCAGGAGGCCGCCGCCGCGCTGGCCGCGCAGGCGTACCACTGCATCGTGCTGGAGCTCGACATGGCCGACGGTGCGGCGCTGCGCTTCCTGGAGGACATGGACGGCGACTCGGCCCTGCACGGCGTCCCGGTGCTGGCCTACAACAACTGGCGGCTGGACCCGCGCCAGGAGGCCGACCTGCAGGCGCGCACCGGCACCCAGCCGCTGGAGCTGCTGTCCAGCCTGGACGAGCTGCGGGAGCGGATCGCGCTGCACCTGTCGGCCGAGGCTCCGGGCGACGTGCTGCCGCTGGTCCGGCCCGAGGAGGTGCCCCGGGCGGTCACCCAGAAGGTGGACGACTCGCTGGCCGGGCGCACGGTGCTGGTCGTCGACGACGACGCGCGCAACCTGTACGCGCTGACCGGCATCCTGGAGATCCACGGCCTGCAGGTGCTGCACGCCGAGAACGGGCGCAAGGGCATCGAGGTGCTCACCTCGAACCCCGAGGTCGACATCGTGCTGATGGACGTCATGATGCCCGAGATGGACGGCTACGCGGCCACCGCCGCCATCCGCCAGATGCCTCAGTACACCGAGCTGCCCATCATCGCGGTGACGGCCAAGGCGATGCCGGGCGACCAGGAGAAGAGCCTCGCCTCCGGGGCGAGCGACTACGTCACCAAGCCGGTGGACGCGGGCGACCTGATGGCCCGCATCCAGCGCTGGCTGGCGACGTAG
- a CDS encoding SpoIIE family protein phosphatase translates to MHEPEQRAERGTGLGRLAATVERLRQEVREAHAAADGRALIELAKGILVERLRCNPAEAARQLSALAERTQLSQLELAADIVNQAAQDRLTELAGQFVVSAVEQGAPVSLQAEEGDASLAVRLRTAESGILAARDTQAVSESLLQHALAPLGASVVAVWAAGTDGSLTLAGSAGFASEQAMRWRYVPPGVATPARQALVDRRTVWFGDLSEVGLPSIGHQPGEKSGRVAVPAGNGGRILGVLEIGWPHRLSPQPPAIRRQVEALAELVAHTLDSHPVTAPQRPDTELVDLANGLHDPALILRPHLTAEGRLTDFRIQHTNANFVDFAGRSRSAVNGALMLEAYPMAAGEGGLYEKIEHVHATGEPFRAERMPLTALIDQVPLTAIADVSISRHGESVLLIWRVLDEAARVAGLLQHAQRLGRIGGFEENLATGEITWNAQLYTLLGLPPTASPIPLQLLPQHAHTDDAVAIGRFLRTLLHHHLPASTAFRLQRSDGVSRHIRVVAEPVLDAHGDLLSVRGAYQDISAQHWTEVALAATRDQLAHSEQQAAERNRLALQLQQAIMPPTHGPIEAFDLKIAVRYRPAEEEHLVGGDWYDCVILPSKKVLLSVGDVAGHGIDAATGMVILRNALRGLATTGAGPAQLLTWLNLVAHHLTEQVTATAICALFDPETRTLRWARAGHFPPIMVRRDEATELPLIEGVLLGALAEAHFEEGSLRLEKEDVLLMYTDGLIERKDRSLEHSQRQLLSVATAAVPSLEQRLDHLLTYSKSDTDDDTCVVGIQLR, encoded by the coding sequence GTGCACGAGCCCGAACAACGCGCCGAACGGGGCACCGGTCTCGGGCGGCTGGCCGCCACCGTGGAGCGGCTGCGCCAAGAGGTGCGCGAGGCGCACGCCGCCGCCGACGGCCGTGCCCTGATCGAGCTGGCCAAGGGCATCCTGGTCGAGAGGCTGCGCTGCAACCCCGCCGAGGCGGCCCGCCAGCTCTCCGCGCTCGCCGAGCGGACCCAGCTCTCGCAGCTGGAGCTGGCCGCCGACATCGTCAACCAGGCGGCCCAGGACCGCCTGACCGAGCTCGCCGGCCAGTTCGTGGTCTCCGCCGTCGAGCAGGGCGCGCCAGTGAGCCTCCAGGCCGAGGAGGGCGACGCCTCCCTCGCCGTCCGGCTGCGCACCGCCGAGAGCGGCATCTTGGCCGCGCGCGACACCCAGGCGGTCAGCGAGTCGCTGCTCCAGCACGCGCTGGCCCCGCTGGGCGCGTCCGTGGTCGCCGTGTGGGCCGCGGGCACGGACGGGTCGCTCACCCTGGCCGGCTCGGCCGGGTTCGCCTCGGAGCAGGCGATGCGCTGGCGGTACGTGCCGCCTGGGGTGGCCACGCCGGCCCGCCAGGCCCTGGTGGACCGGCGCACGGTGTGGTTCGGCGACCTGTCGGAGGTGGGCCTGCCGTCGATCGGCCACCAGCCGGGCGAGAAGTCCGGCCGGGTCGCGGTGCCCGCCGGCAACGGCGGCCGCATCCTGGGCGTCCTGGAGATCGGCTGGCCCCATCGCCTCTCGCCGCAGCCGCCGGCGATCCGGCGACAGGTGGAGGCCCTGGCGGAGCTGGTGGCCCACACGCTGGACTCGCATCCGGTGACAGCGCCGCAACGGCCCGACACCGAGCTGGTTGACCTGGCCAACGGCCTGCACGATCCCGCGCTCATCCTGCGCCCGCACCTGACCGCCGAGGGCCGGCTGACCGACTTCCGCATCCAGCACACCAACGCCAACTTCGTGGACTTCGCCGGCCGCTCCCGCAGCGCCGTCAACGGCGCGCTGATGCTGGAGGCGTATCCGATGGCCGCCGGCGAGGGCGGGCTGTACGAGAAGATCGAGCACGTCCACGCCACCGGCGAGCCGTTCCGGGCCGAGCGGATGCCGCTGACGGCGCTGATCGACCAGGTGCCGCTGACCGCCATCGCCGACGTCAGCATCAGCCGGCACGGCGAGAGCGTGCTGCTGATCTGGCGTGTCCTGGACGAGGCCGCCCGGGTGGCCGGGCTGCTCCAGCACGCCCAGCGGCTGGGCCGCATCGGCGGCTTCGAGGAGAACCTCGCCACGGGCGAGATCACCTGGAACGCCCAGCTCTACACCCTGCTGGGCCTGCCGCCCACCGCCAGCCCCATCCCCTTGCAGTTGCTGCCGCAGCACGCCCACACGGACGACGCCGTGGCCATCGGCCGCTTCCTGCGCACGCTGCTGCACCACCACCTGCCGGCGTCCACGGCCTTCCGGCTGCAGCGCTCGGACGGGGTCTCGCGGCACATCCGCGTGGTCGCCGAGCCGGTGCTGGACGCCCACGGCGACCTGCTCAGCGTCCGGGGGGCGTACCAGGACATCTCCGCACAGCACTGGACGGAGGTGGCGCTGGCCGCCACCCGCGACCAGCTCGCCCACTCCGAGCAGCAGGCCGCCGAGCGCAACCGTCTCGCCCTGCAGCTCCAGCAGGCCATCATGCCGCCCACGCACGGCCCGATCGAGGCGTTCGACCTGAAGATCGCCGTACGCTACCGGCCGGCCGAGGAGGAGCACCTGGTCGGCGGCGACTGGTACGACTGCGTGATCCTGCCGTCCAAGAAGGTGCTGCTGTCGGTCGGCGACGTGGCCGGCCACGGCATCGACGCGGCCACCGGCATGGTCATCCTGCGCAACGCGCTGCGCGGCCTGGCCACCACCGGGGCCGGTCCGGCCCAGTTGCTGACCTGGCTCAACCTCGTCGCCCACCACCTGACCGAGCAGGTCACCGCCACGGCCATCTGCGCCCTGTTCGACCCCGAGACGCGGACGCTGCGCTGGGCCAGGGCCGGCCACTTCCCGCCGATCATGGTCCGCCGGGACGAGGCGACGGAGCTGCCGTTGATCGAGGGCGTCCTGCTCGGCGCGCTCGCCGAGGCGCACTTCGAGGAGGGCAGCCTCCGCCTGGAGAAGGAGGACGTCCTGCTCATGTACACCGACGGGTTGATCGAGCGCAAGGACCGCAGT